The genomic window TCATGTAGCCGCTCTGGGCCAAGTCCAGCAGCACATTGGCCAAGGTGCCCTCGGTGCGGGTCAGGCTGACACCGCCGATCAGATCGGCCGAGTTTTCCTTGTCCGCCAGCCAGCGCGCACGCTGCGAAGAGGCGCCCTTGGTCGACAGTACATAGACCGAGGAGCCCGTGGCCGAACGATTTTCGGCGGCATCGGCATGGATCGAGATGAAGATGTCAGCCTTGGCGGCACGCGCACGCTGAGCGCGCATCGGCAGCGGGATGAATACGTCGGTGTCGCGGGTCAGGTAGGCGCGCAGGCCAGGCGTGGCATTGACCTGACGGGCCAATTCACGCGCAACGGCCAGGGTTACGTCCTTCTCGCGCTTGCCGGTAGGCCCGACGGCACCCGGATCCTGGCCACCGTGGCCCGGATCGATGGCAACCACCAGATTGCGCATGCCCGGTGCCATGCGAATTCGTGACGCGTCACTTGGCATCACCGGACGCGGCGCCGGCGTCGGCGCTGCGGCAACCGGAGCGGCGGTAGCAGGATTCGGCGTGATCGGGGTCGGCACGCCGGTGGCAATGGTGGTGCGGATCGGCGCGCCCTGCCCATTGAGGATGGCAGCCGGCGAGGCCGTTGACGGGCTGGCCACGGCAGGAGCACTGGCAACCACGCTCGTGGCAACGGCCGGCACGGGGCTGGGCGCCGCCTGGACGGGTGCCGGCGGCGGCGTGGTGGCCTGCTGGCGCACTGCTGCGGTCAGCGCTGCGGTAGCGCGGGCTGCCTCGGCGCGGGCCTGCTCAGGATTCACTACCGGGGTGGCCGGCACAGGGTTCGACGCTGGCGTAGCCACGGCAGTGGCGCTTGCTACCGGAGCAGCAGCAACAGCTGCCGGCGCTGGGGTGCCGGCACGCGGCGCGGTTTCACCCGGCCACTCGATCAGAAGCTTGGACTCGGCGCCCTGCCCCTGCATCTGCGGCTTGAACGCAGCCACGGACTCGGCAAGGTCGAATACCACCCGGAATGTGCCAGCGACCGGATTACCGGTGCGCACTGCGGTCACCACGCCAACCGGCGAAGGCAATTTCAGGCCGCGCACGGAGGTGGAATCGGGGAAATCGATCACCAGGCGATTGGGACCGGCCAGGCTGATGGTCTTGTAGCTGCCACCACCGGCCAACTGGATCTCGGCGCGGGTGCCGGTGGCACCGGCGCTCAGGCCGACCCCGCGGATCTCACCGGCCCACGCGGAAGCGCTGGCCAGGCACAGGCCGGCGACGGCGACAGACAATGCGAACAGGCGGTTTCCCGTAGTCATGGGCGGATTCAATCACCGGAATTCGGTAATTGCAACATGTTTTCCCTTAATAATCCGCAACCTGCCGTAACTTCCTGTAGTCACAGGGCAGGAAGCCCCTGCAAGTGGGGCGTTTTGCGCAGCCGCTGCAGCCAGACTTCGCCAACCGGAGTCTGCGCCTGCAGCTGCGCGCGGCGGCCATGACCGTCGATTTCCAGCGCCACCACCAGGTCCGTGGGCGGGAGGCCGCCGGCGCCACGTTCCGGCCATTCGATCAGCCACAGGTCGGCGCTTGCGTCGTCCAGACCGAGGAAATCCAGCTCTCCGGCATTGCCGATCCGGTACAGATCAAGGTGCCAGGCTTCACCGCTGTCCAACGGATAGCGTTCGATCAAGGTGTAGGTAGGGCTGCGGATGGGTCCCTGCACGCCCAGCGCGCGCAACAGGGCGCGGGCCAGGGTGGATTTCCCGGCACCAAGATCCCCTTGCAGGTGAACCACCGCCTGCGCGGGCCGGGTCTGGGCCAAGGCCTGACCCAGCAGGTCGGTGCTCTCGGCTTGGGGCAATGACAATTCGATCATGGGCACATTATGGATTGGCAAGGCCGCGCAGGTGCGGCAATAGATCGCGCGGCAACAGCCCGCGCTCACCTTCGGCCGCTGCGGCATCACCGGCCAGACCGTGCAGCAGCGCACCGGTACTGGCGGCATCGAAGGGCGACAGGCCCTGCGCGCGCAGCGCCGCGATGACGCCTGTCAGCAGGTCGCCCATGCCGCCGACCGCCATACCCGGGTTGCCGGCGGCAAGCACACGCGGCAGCTGTCCTGGCGCGGCGATCACGCTGCCCGCGCCCTTGAGCACGACAACCGCCGCATAGCGCGCCGCCAAGGCATGGGCGGCCGCAAAACGATCGCGCTGGATACTGGCGGTATCGGTATCGAGCAGGCGCGCGGCCTCGCCCGGATGCGGGGTGAGAATGGCCTGCGGCAGCGGCCTTGGAGCAGCCGCGAGCAGATTCAGGCCATCGGCATCAAGCAGCAGTGGCTTGCCACTGGCCAGCGCCGCCGACCACAGCGCCTGCGCCCAGTCGTCCTGGCCCAGCCCCGGCCCCAGCGCGATGACGCCGGCACGCGCCAGCAGCGGAGCGAAATCGTCGGAACTATCCACCGCGTGCACCATCGCCTCGGGGCAACGCGCCAACAGCGGTGCCACGTGCAGCGCGCGGGTCGCCACGCTGCACAGGCCAGCGCCACTGCGCAGCGCGGCCTCGGCACTGAGCATTACCGCGCCGCCGCTGCCATGGTTGCCACCCACACACAGCACGTGGCCGGATTCGCCCTTGTGGGTATTGAGCCGACGCGGCGGCAGCAGCGCCGTCAATTGCGGCCTGGCCCAGCGCAGCGCGCTGGCCTTCGCCCCGTCGAATGCAGCCGGTGGCAGCTGCAGATCGGCCAACAGCCGCTGTGCGGCATGCTCCAACGCAGGCCCGGTATGCAGACCCTGGTGGGCGACGATGAACTGCAATACGCGCTGCGCACGCACCGCCACGCCGGGCACGTTGCCGCTGAGGGCATCGACGCCGCTGGGCACATCCAGCGCAAATACCGGCGCTGCGGCCGCGTTGATCGCCTCGATCAGCGCCGCGTCGTCGGCCTGTGGCGCATGACTGAAGCCGATGCCATACAGCGCATCGACGATCAGATCGGCCTGCTGCAGGCAATCGGGCGTGAGCTCGACGTGGCCGCCCACGGCCAGGTAATCGGTGCAGGCGCGCTGCGCCAAGGGCGTGCGCGGCGAAGCATCGGCCAGGTGCAGCACGCTGACCTCGCGCCCGGACTGGCGGGCATGACGGGCCAGCACGTAGCCGTCGCCGCCGTTGTTGCCCGGCCCACAGACCACCACGATGCGTCGCGCCTGTGGCCAATACTGCAGCGCGGTCTGCCACGCGGCGTGGCCGGCGCGCTGCATCAGCACATACGCATCGCCACCCAGGGCGGCGGTCGCCTGCCCATCAATCTGGCGGGCAGCGGCGATATCGAACAGTTCGACGGGCTCTGACATGCCGGCAATTCTATACTTGCACCATGTCTGAAGCCGTTACCGCCGCAAATCCTGCCCAGTTGTCGCTGCGCATCCGCCAGCTCGCCCGCGAGGCAGGCTTCCAGCGCTGTGGTGTCAGCGGCATCGAGCTGGGCGAGGATGAAGCGCACCTGGCCGACTGGCTGGGCAAGGGCCTGTACGGGACGATGGAATGGATGGCCCGCCATGGCAGCCTGCGCGCGCGCCCGCAGGAATTGCTGCCAGGCACGCTGCGGGTGATTTCGGTGGGCCTGGATTACGGCCACAAGGACGATGCCGAAGCCTGGGCCACCTTGAATGACAGCGAGCGCGCCTATGTGGCGCGTTATGCGCTGGGCCGCGACTACCACAAGCTGATGCGCAACCGGTTGCAGAAGCTGGCCGAGCGTATCGGCAGCGAGATCGGCCCCTTTGGTTACCGCGTGTTCGTCGATTCGGCACCGGTGCTGGAGCGTGCATTGGCGCGCAATGCCGGGCTGGGCTGGATCGGCAAACACACCTGCCTGATCGATCGCAACGGCGGCTCGTGGTTCTTTCTTGGCGAGATCTATGTCGACCTGCCATTGCCGGTGGATGTACCCGCCACCGCACACTGCGGTAGCTGCACGCGCTGCATCGATGTCTGCCCCACTGCAGCCATCATCGCCCCGCACCGGCTGGATGCACGCCGCTGCATTTCCTACCTGACCATCGAACACGAAGGCGCCATCCCGCTGGAAATGCGCCCGCTGATGGGCAACCGCATCTACGGCTGCGACGACTGTCAGCTGGTCTGCCCCTGGAACAAGTTCGCCCAGCGCACCGACGAGCCGGATTTCCGCGCCCGCAACAACCTGGATACCGCGACCCTGCCCGAACTGTTTGCCTGGGAAGAGGACGAGTTCCTGCGCCGCACCGAAGGCAGCCCGATCCGCCGCAGCGGCCACGAGCGCTGGTTGCGCAATATCGCCGTGGCGCTGGGCAATGCCGCGCCCTCGCCTGCCGTGCAGCAGGCACTGCAGACACGCCAGTCGCATCCTTCCGACGTGGTCCGTGAGCATGTGCAATGGGCGCTGCAGCGGCATGCCGGTGACGCGCCGGAGCAATAGATGCAGCTACCGCACCGACAACACCCTCGCCTGCGGTGATCTGCTGCAGCCAAGCACCTGCTGCCTCGAGCTGCTCGACTGCTCCGGTCGCTCCCGTAAGATAGTGACCAATAGTTCGCCTGCACCAATGGCTGCGGCGGGCGCCCCACCGGCAAAAGCAGTTCAATAATGGCCTCCAGCAACGACATCCTCACCCCCAACCAGCTCAACACCCTGGCGCGCGATCTGCTGGAAAGCGCGTTTCCGCTGGTGTGGGTGGAAGGTGAGCTCGGCAGCGTCAGCCGCCCCGCTTCCGGGCATCTGTATTTCACCCTGAAGGATGCGCGGGCGCAGGTCCGCGCGGCCATGTTCAAGCCCAAGAGCCAGTGGCTGAAATTCATTCCGCGCGAAGGCATGCGCGTGCTGGTGCGTGGCCGGCTGACCCTGTACGAGGCACGCGGCGATTACCAGCTGATCCTCGATCACATGGAGGAAGCCGGCGAAGGCGCGTTGCGCCGCGCCTATGACGAACTCAAGGCAAGGCTGGAAGCCGAGGGTCTGTTCGACCCCGCACGCAAGCGGCCAATGCCCGCGCATGTGCGCCGGTTGGCGGTGATCACCTCGCCCAGCGGTGCGGCCGTGCGTGACGTGCTGAGCGTGCTGGAGCGGCGCTTCCCGATGCTGGAAGTGGAGCTGCTGCCGTCGCTGGTACAGGGCGCCACCGCCGCACCGCAGATCACCTCGCTGCTGCGCCAGGCCGATGCCAGTGGCCGCTACGATGTGATCCTGTTGACCCGTGGTGGCGGCTCGCTGGAAGACCTGTGGGCCTTCAACGACGAACAGCTGGCGCGCGCGGTCGCCGCCAGCACGACGCCGGTGGTGTCGGCGGTGGGCCACGAGACCGATTTCAGCCTGACCGACTTCGCCGCCGACCTGCGTGCACCAACTCCATCGGTGGCGGCCGAACTGCTGGTGCCCGACCAGCGTGACCTGGCGCTGCGCGTCCGCCGGCTGGCACAACGCCTGAACCAGTTGCAGGTGCATGCCCTGGGCCAGGCCATGCAACGCGCCGACCGTGCCGCGCTGCGCCTGCAGACCCACAGCCCGCAGGCGCGCCTGAGCCTGCTCGAACATCGCCAGCAGGCGGCCTTCGCGCGCCTGCAATCGCAATGGCGGCAGCAGCTGGAGCGCCGCACTGCGCGCTTGGCCCACGCCGCCACCGGGCTGCGTGGCAACCAGCCGCAGCGCCGCTTGAATGCCCTGGCTGAAAAGCTGGCGACGCTGGCGCCGCGTGCGCAGGCGGCCATGACCCGCCAGCTGCAGGGCGATGCCCTGCGGCTGCGTGGTATTGCACGTTCGCTGGAAGCGGTAAGCCCTTTGGCCACGGTGGCGCGCGGCTATTCCATCCTGACCCGGGTGGAAGACGGGGCGCTGGTGCGCTCCGCCGCACAGGTCAAACCCGGCGAGCAGCTACGTGCACGCCTGTCTGAAGGTGAGCTGCAGTTGCGCGTCGAGCAGGCGCACAGCACACCCGCCAACAGCGACCCCACTCAGGGCTGAGCCGGCAGCGCATCCCAGCGTTCGACGATGATCTGTGCCAGTTTGGCCGGGTCGCGGTCGAAATGATGCCCGCCCGGGCGTTCAACCGCCTGCATGTGCGGATCGCTCTGCAGGTCCCGGCACAGGCTGTCCTTTTCATCGGCGCCATAAATGCATTGCTGCGCAACCGGCTGCAGGCCCGCCAAGGCCGGCTGCACCGGCACCTCCTGGGCGCGGAACCATCCCAGCCAGCCGCCGACCCGCACTTCAAACGCCGCACCGTGGGCGAGCCCCAGCAGCGACACCAGCCGTACCGAACGGCGTTGCGGCGTGCTCAGCAGCGGATAGGCGAATGGCATCACG from Stenotrophomonas nitritireducens includes these protein-coding regions:
- a CDS encoding bifunctional ADP-dependent NAD(P)H-hydrate dehydratase/NAD(P)H-hydrate epimerase is translated as MSEPVELFDIAAARQIDGQATAALGGDAYVLMQRAGHAAWQTALQYWPQARRIVVVCGPGNNGGDGYVLARHARQSGREVSVLHLADASPRTPLAQRACTDYLAVGGHVELTPDCLQQADLIVDALYGIGFSHAPQADDAALIEAINAAAAPVFALDVPSGVDALSGNVPGVAVRAQRVLQFIVAHQGLHTGPALEHAAQRLLADLQLPPAAFDGAKASALRWARPQLTALLPPRRLNTHKGESGHVLCVGGNHGSGGAVMLSAEAALRSGAGLCSVATRALHVAPLLARCPEAMVHAVDSSDDFAPLLARAGVIALGPGLGQDDWAQALWSAALASGKPLLLDADGLNLLAAAPRPLPQAILTPHPGEAARLLDTDTASIQRDRFAAAHALAARYAAVVVLKGAGSVIAAPGQLPRVLAAGNPGMAVGGMGDLLTGVIAALRAQGLSPFDAASTGALLHGLAGDAAAAEGERGLLPRDLLPHLRGLANP
- the queG gene encoding tRNA epoxyqueuosine(34) reductase QueG — its product is MSEAVTAANPAQLSLRIRQLAREAGFQRCGVSGIELGEDEAHLADWLGKGLYGTMEWMARHGSLRARPQELLPGTLRVISVGLDYGHKDDAEAWATLNDSERAYVARYALGRDYHKLMRNRLQKLAERIGSEIGPFGYRVFVDSAPVLERALARNAGLGWIGKHTCLIDRNGGSWFFLGEIYVDLPLPVDVPATAHCGSCTRCIDVCPTAAIIAPHRLDARRCISYLTIEHEGAIPLEMRPLMGNRIYGCDDCQLVCPWNKFAQRTDEPDFRARNNLDTATLPELFAWEEDEFLRRTEGSPIRRSGHERWLRNIAVALGNAAPSPAVQQALQTRQSHPSDVVREHVQWALQRHAGDAPEQ
- the tsaE gene encoding tRNA (adenosine(37)-N6)-threonylcarbamoyltransferase complex ATPase subunit type 1 TsaE, giving the protein MIELSLPQAESTDLLGQALAQTRPAQAVVHLQGDLGAGKSTLARALLRALGVQGPIRSPTYTLIERYPLDSGEAWHLDLYRIGNAGELDFLGLDDASADLWLIEWPERGAGGLPPTDLVVALEIDGHGRRAQLQAQTPVGEVWLQRLRKTPHLQGLPAL
- a CDS encoding N-acetylmuramoyl-L-alanine amidase, with amino-acid sequence MTTGNRLFALSVAVAGLCLASASAWAGEIRGVGLSAGATGTRAEIQLAGGGSYKTISLAGPNRLVIDFPDSTSVRGLKLPSPVGVVTAVRTGNPVAGTFRVVFDLAESVAAFKPQMQGQGAESKLLIEWPGETAPRAGTPAPAAVAAAPVASATAVATPASNPVPATPVVNPEQARAEAARATAALTAAVRQQATTPPPAPVQAAPSPVPAVATSVVASAPAVASPSTASPAAILNGQGAPIRTTIATGVPTPITPNPATAAPVAAAPTPAPRPVMPSDASRIRMAPGMRNLVVAIDPGHGGQDPGAVGPTGKREKDVTLAVARELARQVNATPGLRAYLTRDTDVFIPLPMRAQRARAAKADIFISIHADAAENRSATGSSVYVLSTKGASSQRARWLADKENSADLIGGVSLTRTEGTLANVLLDLAQSGYMKASEDAAGHVLGGLKRIGNNHKPNLERANFAVLRTSDMPAMLVETAFISNPDEERRLIDPAYQRRIAGAVLDGVHTFFSRQPPPGTLFAARAQAEMDAAAGTVAGGSK
- the xseA gene encoding exodeoxyribonuclease VII large subunit, whose amino-acid sequence is MASSNDILTPNQLNTLARDLLESAFPLVWVEGELGSVSRPASGHLYFTLKDARAQVRAAMFKPKSQWLKFIPREGMRVLVRGRLTLYEARGDYQLILDHMEEAGEGALRRAYDELKARLEAEGLFDPARKRPMPAHVRRLAVITSPSGAAVRDVLSVLERRFPMLEVELLPSLVQGATAAPQITSLLRQADASGRYDVILLTRGGGSLEDLWAFNDEQLARAVAASTTPVVSAVGHETDFSLTDFAADLRAPTPSVAAELLVPDQRDLALRVRRLAQRLNQLQVHALGQAMQRADRAALRLQTHSPQARLSLLEHRQQAAFARLQSQWRQQLERRTARLAHAATGLRGNQPQRRLNALAEKLATLAPRAQAAMTRQLQGDALRLRGIARSLEAVSPLATVARGYSILTRVEDGALVRSAAQVKPGEQLRARLSEGELQLRVEQAHSTPANSDPTQG